The DNA region TAATGCCTCCATCTTTAGAAACCTTCTCAAATCTGAGAACCAGTTTAATGATCACACTAGCTAGAATTGATGCAGTGTAAAAGTCGCTTGTTAGGATAAAACGGCGTAATGGCGGTCTGGAATCGTTGTCTTCCTTGTTGGAAGCATAATCTCTGTTACTTCCAAAAGCACTCTCAGTTGCGTATGTACCGTCTGGTAAAATTACTGGACCAGTAGGTTTAGTGGTGTCGAGTTCTTCACCAtcctcttcattttcacctttcttttgatttaattttctGATTTCAGATTGTAAAATTGGAACTTCACCGATGCTACTACGAATGTGCTTCCAAGAGCTTTGGATTTCTTGAGCAGTTTCAGAATATTCACCAAGAATCCATAAGGCACCACGGTACGCTTTAgcagattttgaattatctaatgatgatattaaatgatttaGAATATCAGATCTTAATTGAGGgtatttttcaactacTTCCTTGACAAAAGATATAACATCTGTTGCGgcaattgaattcaattcaCCGATAAAGcctaataataaagaaacaACACTAGCAGCGATTTCCATAAATTTGATAGCAATGGAACGGATTGTTTTGATTAATAATTGTCTATATTCCAATGagttttccttttcagtATTATTCACTGTCGCttgtaattctttctttaataatTGAACAACACCCTCTGCATTTCTAGAAGTAACTAAGTTCATAGCAATATCCAAAGCTTTAGAACGGACGTCCAAATCTTCGGCATTTAGAACACGTAAAATTTCCAAAGTGAGTTCTTCAAGGACACCAGGGTTAGCTTCATTAATATCTTGGATTCTATCCAGGACGattaatttgatattgttatCGGAAACTTTGACTGCCAAATCAACTAGCTTTGTCGCAGTGGTGAGTAACACAGATTGAGTTGAGCTTAACACGGTTACAGCGAGGGAAGCCTCGAAAATAACCTCGGAGGAAGTGGTGGAGGATAATAATTCCAAAAGTAGATCGATgtattgatttttcaaggAAGGAATTTGGGTTGCATCCTttctaataaattcaacaaaaatTGCTTGTAATAAAGGATCTAAACCTTCGAGATCGGCAATATTATCTTCCAGATATTGTAAAGCAGCCTCGCGATCCAGTTCAGAGATAGCTAAAAATGCATTTCTCTTACAAATTGGATCAGTCTCTGCAGCTAAGAAAGTTTTGATGATATCCTTGGCATCAGGTAATAAATGCTCACTGACATTATAAATAGATAAGACAGCCAACACAGCATATTTACGAACGTATGCGTGACGGTACTCCAGACATCCCAAGACTGAAGGAACCAATTGCTCTAACAGTTCCGCTTCCTTTAATTTGGTTAAAAATCTTAAAGTGTTACCTCTGATGTATTCATTTGGATGTTGAAGATCGTGTTGAATGGCATTACAAACTAGAATCATTTCATGTCTCAATTTACCCTCGTCATCTAATTTTGGAACGATTTCCCAGTAAAAATAtagtaattttttcaatttcttatttctAGACGGCATTACGAATCTAATAATGTGCATTAACAGTTCAGGCAGCGGATTTCCGTCGAGCATTGTCACCAAAATTGCCTTCATAGTAGAAATCTTCTCTTCATCCGAGCCTCTTTCAAGagctttttgaaattcagcTACAGTATAAGATTCACCATTAGGAGATGGATCAAACACTAAAGTGAAAGCAGGTTGTTTAGTATCAGTAGCCATAGTTGCTTTCGGTAATTTAACACTTGCACTTTCTCTAAAATTCGATAACTGTGCAGGTAACAATAATTATCCAACTAGAGAAGTTACAATTGACCTCTTCACTAAGATAAATATAACTTGTTCCTAATCCAAGTTTAATCTATATATTTCAGACACGTACAACTACAAGaaacagaagaaaaaaaaatatggttGACGATCATCATATACGAATATAgtaaaatgaaatttgacTGTTCTCCGGGTAATCCTACTGTGGGCGTAGCATTTCTAATAAGTCATTTGATTCAGGTGTTATCGACTACCTCTCAGTGTGTGTAGTAGTGTCTGAATAAATAATACAATTCTATTGATATATGGTCAATATATGCTTTAGTTGCCGAGGTGAATATGCAGTTATTTTAATCAGAGCCCTGGTCTGGATTCGCGACGTGTAATCCCGACGTACTGGATTCCAGGACGTCTGATTGATAACTGCCGACGGATGAGTTTCTTTGTGGTGTTGTAAAAGAAGCTGTGGGTTCTATGTAATCATCCAATGATATGTCATTGGGAAGACTGGGGAGAATTGAATCATCATTCAGCTTATTATTTGCTCTGGTGAAATAGCTCACTACAGAGCCGCTTCTCATCACATGAGAGTTTTTGGTTTCATGAAGTTTTCTCTTCTCTCTGAGTGGGGCCATCACATCGTCACTGTCATATGCATCGTCACCTGGAATATCATTTAAGTAATGGTCTGGATCGTACCCTGTGCTCTTTGATGACTCTACATCTTCTttgttcaataatttgTGAAATTCCTTCGTATGGTCGACATCCATTATGCTCGTATTTTTAGATAAAGAGAGTCCAAGGAGATTATTATCATCTGTGTCACCTTCCAGAGTGAgtaatttttgtttaaCTCTACCATGCTTGATACCAATCTGCTTAGGATTTGTTCTTATTCTTAGTTTGATATTCTTCGGTTGCACTAAATTgttcttttgtttcaaagaaaCAGGCAGATTAGGAGGCATCTCTAGAAAATTTGACGTCCTAAAATATTTCAGCCTCAACTCTTCAACATAGCTAGAAACCAATCTTGCCGTTCTCTCGGGCTTGGGGGAGCCTTTATTGTGTGTAGATAGTCCACTTTTCGAACTCTTCGTGCTTGAAGTGCTCATTATAGTAGGAGTACTTATTATGGTAGGAGTATCCAAAAGACGCGTATGTGGCTCCTTATATGAAGATGATGTTGATATGGTGTCAAGTAGATGCCCTATAtcaacttctttttcttctggtATTGATGCGTTATAACTAGGTGTTGACATGTTACTGTTGATATGGGATGAGCGACTTTGTATATCATCTGAAGTGGACATTGTAGTGTTTGATTTGATGTCAGAGAAATGAGTTCGTTCAGATCCATCgttcttttcttcgatGTATAGACTACTTCCATCTGGAGTCTCGGTGTTCATGTAAAAAGTTGGATGGTCTTCGTTAACTACTCTAAATACCCTCTTGGGTTCTTTACGTACAGGTCCCGCAAATATGTGATCACCGtcagaagatgataaattcTCTAAAGCTAAATTTGCTTTTACTGTTTCATCGTTATCTTGGCTGCCTATCATATTCAAAGGAGAATTCTTTATATCTTCAAGGACATCATGTTCATCCACAAATGGATTGATTCTGATATTGTGGTTTTCtctaatatcaatatctgGGAGAAAATGACTCATAGCTTTTGAATTGCTACTTGTAGGAGACTCGGTAAACGAGAACCTATCTTCTTCACTCTTCCTGCCGAATAATGCATCGTCATTAAAAAGGCCTTCTCTTAACGGACTTTCATAAAGTAAAGAGTGTTCCCTACTAACACTATAAATAGGTGCTTCCGTAGTAGGTGTGTCTGTGTCAGCTTGGTCATTTGGAACAGCTCCAtcgttttctttttcttgccTGACTAAATAGCTATCTATGTCAGCTACTAGCTCCTCTGCTTGCGATTTTTGTCTTAAATGACCCCGAGCACCTTTATAGCTTGGATGATCTCTTTCTAAGTCACTATTTTTGTTAGTTACTGGGTCGAGTGTTAACGGTGATGTAGAGGAGGGAAAAGATGGGGTGTGTTCCAATTGCAATGATCTTTTTAGGGCATCCATGTCTAATGTAGGAGGCGGCGGCCGTCTTGAGCGGGTCGTATTAGGCTTTGGTGTAATTGAATGCGTACTCAAAAATGGGTTCTCAGATGTGTTAATGGTCTGTGAGATAGCTTCATTATTCATAGTATTGTGATTTTTCTTACCTTGAGTTATAGCAAGcttagaagaagaaaggcCCCCTCCTTCAAGTATACTATTCTCCTCTCTTCTGTTTGTTAAAGGTGCTTTATCCAGCGGTTTGGCTCCTGAGTTCTCTCTATTTGACTCTGGGAAAGTGAACATTGAGTCTCTACTTTGATGGGCACCAGGCGGTGTCTCTGCCGATGAAGACCTGCTCATGTTATTATGGAAACGTTTTGAGTACCTTTCAATACTGATCTGGTGATAATAACTCCCAGTTATTCACCTTGTTTAAAGGTATTCAACGATGAGCTTTATATTACTTTCTTCATATATTACATAAAACGGCTTCCATAATACTGATCGCCGCATACCAAAAATAATCTAAAAAAAAGCCATGTAGCTTATAACTTGACGGGATTATCTTATTCATGCTATACAATATATGTGAATGATTAAGAATCTAACATTTTGGCTATTAAATCTAACGCTTGGACGATATACTCACTGACACCACCGATACTCACAACTCTCACGGTACTGGGGTGGGGAGCTTGCGTAACAGTTGTGTATTTCGAGATGTCCAGGGCCTTAAACCAAGGTTCTGATTCATACAAGTTATTCAAGTTTAGTACGACAATGTTACAGTTCGTTTTACACCTCAGTTCATCCAGCCGCTCGAATATTTTCTCTATGTATGTTTGTTTAGGATATTTCACATAAactttgaatatttgatagGCTGATTTGGTCTTTACGAGTTCTGTAGATGCTTTGATGGTAGCCGAGCAGTGGTCTTTGATTTGTTCTTGTGTCAAATATCCCGGTTTGTTACCTTGTGCTGAAGCTGATGCTAAGGGAGTTCTTTCTCTACTTGACGGTATAGAATTGACATTATCGTAACGAGAGGAAGACGTCGTACGGTTACTAGCGCTCTTTTGACTGGCAGTAACAGGTTTTATGGAATCAGTAGTAGCTTCCACCGAAGCTTCGTTGAATTTGTGCAAAGTTCTTACGTGTTCCTGCAATTGTTTGTTGGATTCTTCAACAATAGTACGATTTGTCTTCATCAGAAGATCAATGTCAAATAGAACTTCGTTCACAAATggaatttcatttaaaaacGCATTTTGTCTTTTCCCAAATCCATTAGACGCTATTTCGAATTGTCTGTTCATGTTTTTATTGCCTTTGCCAAAAGCCAGAGTCGACAAGAATGAGGCTACACCAAAAATAAAGTGTGACAAACTGGAATTTTTCTGTAGAGAGATTCGAACTTCCTTGAATGTAGATATGACATTATATTTGGATTCTGACATTTGAAATCCAGGATGACGATTAAaccttttttgaaatgagGAATCCCGGAgaatacaattttttggtAAATATATGCTTCCTCCAATGATGGATTCTCTTGGAATCTTGTAATAATCCTTATTAACCTTTGAACCCCAACCTTTGTCTTTCAATGATAACAGAACAGATAGTACCAAGCAACCATCCAGAACGCTAAAATTTTGTAGCACTATATGAGAGGGTAGATGTGGACTTTTACTCCTTTGTAAAAACAGTTTTTGTGGGTCTACATATTCAGTTAAAGCTTCTATGCAccctttcaaattatttatatcCATGTTTGGTGCTACTCTTATGAAGATTCGACTGTTTTTTAAAGGGGAGTCTGCTTTTTTATTGTACTTTCTTATTTTATTGAGATTCTTCCATATATCTTGTGACTCGAAGAAATCGTTGTAATCATCGGttcttctatttcttttgaCAAGCAGTGGGCCTCTATTCGATTGTGGTCTCTTATTCACATTCATGAGTAAAAGTGCGATTAATTATATGTCTCTTTGCCCACTAGTGTCAAATGGACTTAATATTAGTTTTCAAGTTTCATTTTCCGCTCTCTAatattttagaaatatAACACTATATAATAACAAAAACATGCAGCTATATAAAAGATACACCACTACGTCTAAATATAGTAGATATTGAAACTGATAGCAATACCATTGTCTGAAGTTATGCGTATATCgataatttattcttttgatGAATCTATTTAATTATACAGTTTTGTTAGtgagagagagagaaaagatATACATATTCACTTAAAATTTGTATTGATAGTACTGAATTCTCCAGCgtgttttttttacttATAATGCTTCAACTTCCTTTACTATTTCATTGAATGCTTCTTTGTATTCTTCCTCCTTAGATTTACCAtcctttttcttattaCTGCCAGGGACTATAAATACGACAGAAGTTGGTCTCTTGGTAGCACCAGCAGAACCAAGGTCTTGCTTGGAAGGAACGAAAACGTATGGAACGGAATGGTCTTCACATAAAACAGGTAGATGAGAAATGACATCGTATGGGAAAATATCACCCGCAATGACAACTAAACCTTTATCACCCTTTCTTAAGGCCTTGACAACTTCTCTGACACCTCTCTTTACGTTCTTAGCCTTCGAGGCCTTCTTGACAGTTTTCAAGACCTTTTTGTTTAACTTTTTAGAAGCTAATGGTTTAGCAAACTCTATGACAGCTGGCATTCTGGCGTCATAGTTATCTTGTGTCTTGGATTCTTTACCTTCCTTGGCCATTATTCCTGTTATTGTATTGTCAGATCGATTACTTTCGAAACTAAGATGAGCAATCTAATATAATCTTGATCAATTTGTATTAAAGCAATAGCTTATGCTCATCGAAATCCAACTTTCTTGGAAacctgaaaaattttttggtctATCATCGTGCACGATGACATCGAGCATCTCGACGGAAATGACAGGAAAAAAGCGTCAGCGACAGTAAATTCTtaatcatatatatatatatatatgtattcAGATGTTCATGCTATGAAATTGGTGGAGGGGGGGGGATTAGTTGGACACAGATTAGTTTGCCTTTCTTTCCCATTTCTATCACACGCTTTTCCGTCAAGGTAGAGGCCACATTGTCCTTTTCACTGCGTGGTACGTCGTAAAATGCACCTTTCCGAGCCATATATGTTTAACAAATGATGTGCAAAAAACCGGTCTTACTGTGTGACCATGACGCAAATTATTTATCTGCCTTTGGTAAGTTGGtttttttcagtaatttctaattttaGTATTTTAAGACTAGTTCCAAAGAGCAATGCATTCAGTAAAAAAAACCTTGACATCGTAAATTTAAActagaaaaaaagttaaaaaaGAGTGCTCCAACCGATTAGTTTTTACCTTTTGTAACCATGCTACATATTATGATCTAATTGTCCTGCAGGGAGTTCTGAAGCTTCGAGTTGTCAAACGCtaatacaaaaaataagTATTCTATTGTTGTTACTAGCACTGTATCATGTCAGTAGCTAATAAATAATACCGCAAGGGATCTAACATACACATGCTTTAGTTGGATCTCCGCCTGAAGCATGAACGTCGCAACTTTCCAACCTATATAAATGACTGACTGCCGCCATCTACTTCCTTTCCTGGGTAGCTGTTAATCGATGAAACTGCAGTAATAACAAATCACGTGAGCATGATAGCTCCAGGTACACTTCCATTAAAAAGTGAATATGCACGTCTAATTACGGTTTACTAAAGTTCCAAAATTCTCCAGACACTAACAAGTTGATCTCTCGGTAGCCAAGTTGGTTTAAGGCGCAAGACTGTAATGTGAAATATCAAAGTAATCTTGAGATCGGGCGTTCGACTCGCCCCCGggagattttttttaacgCTTTTGTTTTGCTACCCAAGCCCAATGGGATAAACGCATATATAAACATACTATTTTGGTATCTTTCAAGAACTTTACTATATGCTGTCATGGATCGAAGcttaacaattttttgatacaTTATCCGAAGTCACATCGGTGGCGGAGTAATTGGCTTGAACGAGAGAAATAGATAAATGGTTCAGATCGGTACATATGGGATATAATTTGTGTGAATTGGAGGTGAAGATCTATCAAATATCAATGTGATGTCAGAAGTTATAGACCTGttatatcttcaaatgCGTTTACTGGGGTCAATATCTTATATGTCCATTAgttatttctttaatataCATAGTCCAGtctttcatctttattaaGTTTATAAAGCTTTTGTAACTGCGGgtcaaaaaaattacttttCAAAGGGTCTTTGTCACTAACATATTTGTAAAGTTCTTTCACAACCTTAATATCTTCTGTACCATCCATATATGTGACCGAAGCACCTAAATTGCCAGCACGACCTGTTCTACCAATTCTATGAATATAATCTTCGAAATGTTTAGGcatttggaaattgatAACTAATGAAACGTTAGGGATATCTATACCCCTTGCTGCCACATTGGTTGCAATTAAAACCTGTACTGCACCTGTTctcaataaattaatgGAATGTTCTCTTTGTTCTTGATTTTTAGACCCATGCAAAATggtgaatttgaaattagtttcatttcgaaattttttggttAAATAATCTGCCGTAGATTTATAGTtaatgaatattattatagGTGGAGAGcagtttttcaaagtttttaTAATTTGCTTGAatctattttcttcattttcagaatATTCTACCGTTTGTTGAATCTTAGGTACttgatcttcttcagaTCCGATCTTAACAATAATAGGTGAATTTAAATAGTTATTActaatcttttcaatagatTGTGATAAAGTGGCAGTAAACATCATCGTTTGTAAAGAGGAACGCTCCATGGATAATCTTGCGAGAATAGCAGTAATTTGATCCTCAAATCCCAAATCTATCATCTTATCGGCTTCATCCATAACTAAAGTGTCTACTTGATTTAAAGTTAGGATATGACTTTGTAGACATTCAATTAGTTTCCCCGGTGTGGCCACTAAAATATCACAACCGATGGACAAATCTAGCGTAATTTTTTCGATAGAATGCCCACCTACAATGGAAAGTACATTACACTCATTGGATTTCCAACGTTTGGTAATTTCTTTAGCCGAGGTTTCGATCTGTTGTGCTAATTCTCTGGTGGGAACAATGATTAGAGATTTTGGGCCATCAAGGATCTTTAAGGATTTGGGTCTTTGAGGAAGTCTTATTAAAATTGGAATAATGAAAGCCAATGTTTTACCAGACCCAGTAGAAGCTACCCCCAAGAAATCTCTATTAGTTTTGATAGTATTTGGAATTGCCACTCTTTGAATAGGAGTAGgctcttgaaatttcaaccCGCCGACTAGAACACCTAAGATATCCTTTGGGATCAAATTTAATTCATGCCAATTACGTAGCGGATGTGTTGTTACTTTGGTCTTCATGGTAATATTAAAATCTTCCAAGAATATCTTCCAATCCCTGTCATTCATCGCATCATAGGTCTTCTCCCTCCAAGGCTTCCCGATATATGCAGTTTCCACTACATCATTCttattttccttttgtaACAATTCACTAGCCTTCACAGATACAATAGGCTTGTAGTTAAGTAAAGTGTCATCCGTAGAATTCCAGTCAAATTGAAACTTCGATTTTCTCACTTTATTATCTCTCACTTCCCCTATATCAACCGAATTTTCAGTTAAGTCGTCACGTTCAGGGTCACGCCGTATGCTGGGCTCCTTCCTTTGTACCATCCCATCGTTCCTTTGCAATTTagcatttttcaaagcttcTCTCTCACTCTTTGTTAAGAACTTTGGCTttgcattattttttccaaCACCTTTCCCATTAACTTTGCTAAGCAAAACGTTGATATTAACTGGTCTTGACATCTTGAGATCTCCGTTATGCTTGTCATATCAACTAGCATCTACTATTAACCCATCTCATCCTAgttttttgtaatattgaaaaaaattccaaGCGGGGTAACGACAACACGACCGGCCTCTATACTATCAAACTCATCATAGCAACAAGAATAAACCTTATTCACCCAGGTTTAATCTACTGTAACCATTAAGACTATTCAATTGCTGAATACAACACAATTTAGCTGGTCTTTCCATGGCAATCCGGCTCTCAATAAACTGCCGTCTTATATCAATGAAtcatctaaattttttcttgcaacACAAGCGGCGTTAAGggaaaatttaaattccATGACTGAATCTCCAATTAATAATTATTAATGGATATATAAAGATCAAGGAAGCAGATAGTGTACCAGAGTTGATATCTATACAGGAACAACCATACAATGAACGTTACAG from Kazachstania africana CBS 2517 chromosome 5, complete genome includes:
- the NHP2 gene encoding snoRNA-binding protein NHP2 (similar to Saccharomyces cerevisiae NHP2 (YDL208W); ancestral locus Anc_8.465) gives rise to the protein MAKEGKESKTQDNYDARMPAVIEFAKPLASKKLNKKVLKTVKKASKAKNVKRGVREVVKALRKGDKGLVVIAGDIFPYDVISHLPVLCEDHSVPYVFVPSKQDLGSAGATKRPTSVVFIVPGSNKKKDGKSKEEEYKEAFNEIVKEVEAL
- the PRP28 gene encoding mRNA splicing protein PRP28 (similar to Saccharomyces cerevisiae PRP28 (YDR243C); ancestral locus Anc_8.469) — protein: MSRPVNINVLLSKVNGKGVGKNNAKPKFLTKSEREALKNAKLQRNDGMVQRKEPSIRRDPERDDLTENSVDIGEVRDNKVRKSKFQFDWNSTDDTLLNYKPIVSVKASELLQKENKNDVVETAYIGKPWREKTYDAMNDRDWKIFLEDFNITMKTKVTTHPLRNWHELNLIPKDILGVLVGGLKFQEPTPIQRVAIPNTIKTNRDFLGVASTGSGKTLAFIIPILIRLPQRPKSLKILDGPKSLIIVPTRELAQQIETSAKEITKRWKSNECNVLSIVGGHSIEKITLDLSIGCDILVATPGKLIECLQSHILTLNQVDTLVMDEADKMIDLGFEDQITAILARLSMERSSLQTMMFTATLSQSIEKISNNYLNSPIIVKIGSEEDQVPKIQQTVEYSENEENRFKQIIKTLKNCSPPIIIFINYKSTADYLTKKFRNETNFKFTILHGSKNQEQREHSINLLRTGAVQVLIATNVAARGIDIPNVSLVINFQMPKHFEDYIHRIGRTGRAGNLGASVTYMDGTEDIKVVKELYKYVSDKDPLKSNFFDPQLQKLYKLNKDERLDYVY
- the SEC26 gene encoding coatomer subunit beta (similar to Saccharomyces cerevisiae SEC26 (YDR238C); ancestral locus Anc_8.462); the encoded protein is MATDTKQPAFTLVFDPSPNGESYTVAEFQKALERGSDEEKISTMKAILVTMLDGNPLPELLMHIIRFVMPSRNKKLKKLLYFYWEIVPKLDDEGKLRHEMILVCNAIQHDLQHPNEYIRGNTLRFLTKLKEAELLEQLVPSVLGCLEYRHAYVRKYAVLAVLSIYNVSEHLLPDAKDIIKTFLAAETDPICKRNAFLAISELDREAALQYLEDNIADLEGLDPLLQAIFVEFIRKDATQIPSLKNQYIDLLLELLSSTTSSEVIFEASLAVTVLSSTQSVLLTTATKLVDLAVKVSDNNIKLIVLDRIQDINEANPGVLEELTLEILRVLNAEDLDVRSKALDIAMNLVTSRNAEGVVQLLKKELQATVNNTEKENSLEYRQLLIKTIRSIAIKFMEIAASVVSLLLGFIGELNSIAATDVISFVKEVVEKYPQLRSDILNHLISSLDNSKSAKAYRGALWILGEYSETAQEIQSSWKHIRSSIGEVPILQSEIRKLNQKKGENEEDGEELDTTKPTGPVILPDGTYATESAFGSNRDYASNKEDNDSRPPLRRFILTSDFYTASILASVIIKLVLRFEKVSKDGGITNALKAEGLLILVSVIRVGQSNLVERKIDEDSAERILTAIAILMDESNPDEKSAERELLDLTFLDATKSSFKSQVSLSKRKLQNRSIKDIVKNAEPIEKAISFRLLSGSDSVAVQKDSIEEDLELAMKGHAAKSSSSSLASKLKKIVPLTGFSDAVYAEAYITNNQFDVVLDVLLVNQTKETLKNLHVQFATLGDLKIIDNPPSSNVVPHGFHKLTVTIKVSSADTGVIFGNIIYDGAHGEDARYVILNDVHVDIMDYIKPATTEDERFRTMWNEFEWENKISVKSQLPSLHAYLEELVKGTNMGILTPSEALGEEDCRFLSCNLYAKSSFGEDALANLCIEKDPATNQVVGYVRIRSKGQGLALSLGDRIALIAKESNKVTLTRV
- the KAFR0E02780 gene encoding uncharacterized protein (similar to Saccharomyces cerevisiae YDR239C; ancestral locus Anc_8.463) encodes the protein MSRSSSAETPPGAHQSRDSMFTFPESNRENSGAKPLDKAPLTNRREENSILEGGGLSSSKLAITQGKKNHNTMNNEAISQTINTSENPFLSTHSITPKPNTTRSRRPPPPTLDMDALKRSLQLEHTPSFPSSTSPLTLDPVTNKNSDLERDHPSYKGARGHLRQKSQAEELVADIDSYLVRQEKENDGAVPNDQADTDTPTTEAPIYSVSREHSLLYESPLREGLFNDDALFGRKSEEDRFSFTESPTSSNSKAMSHFLPDIDIRENHNIRINPFVDEHDVLEDIKNSPLNMIGSQDNDETVKANLALENLSSSDGDHIFAGPVRKEPKRVFRVVNEDHPTFYMNTETPDGSSLYIEEKNDGSERTHFSDIKSNTTMSTSDDIQSRSSHINSNMSTPSYNASIPEEKEVDIGHLLDTISTSSSYKEPHTRLLDTPTIISTPTIMSTSSTKSSKSGLSTHNKGSPKPERTARLVSSYVEELRLKYFRTSNFLEMPPNLPVSLKQKNNLVQPKNIKLRIRTNPKQIGIKHGRVKQKLLTLEGDTDDNNLLGLSLSKNTSIMDVDHTKEFHKLLNKEDVESSKSTGYDPDHYLNDIPGDDAYDSDDVMAPLREKRKLHETKNSHVMRSGSVVSYFTRANNKLNDDSILPSLPNDISLDDYIEPTASFTTPQRNSSVGSYQSDVLESSTSGLHVANPDQGSD
- the SNU56 gene encoding Snu56p (similar to Saccharomyces cerevisiae SNU56 (YDR240C); ancestral locus Anc_8.464); the encoded protein is MNVNKRPQSNRGPLLVKRNRRTDDYNDFFESQDIWKNLNKIRKYNKKADSPLKNSRIFIRVAPNMDINNLKGCIEALTEYVDPQKLFLQRSKSPHLPSHIVLQNFSVLDGCLVLSVLLSLKDKGWGSKVNKDYYKIPRESIIGGSIYLPKNCILRDSSFQKRFNRHPGFQMSESKYNVISTFKEVRISLQKNSSLSHFIFGVASFLSTLAFGKGNKNMNRQFEIASNGFGKRQNAFLNEIPFVNEVLFDIDLLMKTNRTIVEESNKQLQEHVRTLHKFNEASVEATTDSIKPVTASQKSASNRTTSSSRYDNVNSIPSSRERTPLASASAQGNKPGYLTQEQIKDHCSATIKASTELVKTKSAYQIFKVYVKYPKQTYIEKIFERLDELRCKTNCNIVVLNLNNLYESEPWFKALDISKYTTVTQAPHPSTVRVVSIGGVSEYIVQALDLIAKMLDS